In Myxocyprinus asiaticus isolate MX2 ecotype Aquarium Trade chromosome 3, UBuf_Myxa_2, whole genome shotgun sequence, the following proteins share a genomic window:
- the LOC127420900 gene encoding proteinase-activated receptor 3-like — protein sequence MMIPIVEMFRLINSSLLIISHQPLNTSLPEETVYATCAHMPAFILFYLVLQFINMFFGIPANITVLWLIHKNKGDSSTSDIFIVQLAVLDTFFCLIPPLEFANIIFLTSSSSTWYVLRFFYGIKDSSPLFLSCICLDRYVAVLHPITFMGLKDKRHRSVCAGVVWLVTLIYAAAKCVGKIPKFEKVFTGMILAAFAFMVFCNISILWALRQSAPGRDERHPVKKKAFKMVIIILAIIILNYFPPVALFPFQDYFAPDVFHCYISFFAFGFMDVSSSIQPVLYLSREKLPKAPVCCSTNTDRANADDSRNA from the coding sequence ATGATGATCCCAATCGTGGAAATGTTCCGCCTCATCAACTCTTCCCTTCTCATCATCAGTCACCAGCCGCTGAACACCTCGCTGCCGGAGGAGACCGTGTATGCCACCTGTGCCCACATGCCCGCTTTCATACTCTTCTACCTGGTGCTTCAGTTTATCAACATGTTCTTTGGCATCCCGGCGAACATCACGGTTCTGTGGCTAATTCACAAGAATAAAGGCGACTCGTCCACGTCCGACATCTTCATCGTGCAACTGGCCGTGCTGGACACGTTCTTCTGCCTCATCCCTCCTCTTGAATTTGCCAACATCATCTTTCTGACCAGCAGCAGCAGCACCTGGTACGTGCTGCGCTTCTTCTACGGCATCAAAGACTCGTCGCCGCTGTTCCTGTCGTGCATCTGTCTGGACCGGTACGTGGCCGTCCTGCACCCGATCACTTTCATGGGACTCAAAGACAAACGGCATCGCTCGGTTTGCGCCGGTGTCGTGTGGCTCGTTACTTTGATTTATGCTGCAGCGAAGTGTGTCGGAAAAATCCCGAAATTTGAGAAAGTGTTCACCGGCATGATTCTGGCCGCGTTTGCCTTCATGGTGTTCTGTAATATCTCCATTCTGTGGGCACTCCGGCAGTCCGCTCCGGGACGCGATGAAAGACACCCTGTGAAGAAAAAGGCCTTTAAGATGGTCATCATCATCCTGGCCATCATCATCTTGAACTACTTCCCACCGGTGGCTCTCTTTCCGTTCCAGGACTATTTCGCTCCGGACGTGTTTCACTGTTATATCAGCTTTTTCGCCTTCGGTTTCATGGACGTGAGCAGCAGCATCCAGCCGGTTCTGTATCTGTCCCGGGAGAAGCTGCCCAAAGCGCCGGTGTGCTGTTCCACAAACACTGATCGAGCAAATGCAGATGATTCTAGAAATGCCTGA